A stretch of the Papaver somniferum cultivar HN1 chromosome 6, ASM357369v1, whole genome shotgun sequence genome encodes the following:
- the LOC113290126 gene encoding 30-kDa cleavage and polyadenylation specificity factor 30-like has translation MDDTEGGLSFDFEGGLETTATANPSASINLNTHDSINVSGLNQTTGPSANTAAEPLGGAGGGVHNGRRSFRQTVCRHWLRSLCMKGDACGFLHQYDKSRMPVCRFFRLYGECREQDCVYKHTNEDIKECNMYKLGFCPNGPDCRYRHAKLPGPPPPVEEVFQKIQHLSNFNYNSSNRFFQNRNSNYNQQTERPPFPPGSNPANPALVAKQPTTADSPNIQQHSQAPQPQQQQVNQAQPQTIQDGLSNQASKSVPLPQGLTRYFIVKSCNRENLELSVQQGVWATQRSNEAKLNEAFDSAENVVLIFSVNRTRHFQGCAKMMSKIGGYVGGGNWKYAHGTAHYGRNFSVKWLKLCELSFHKTRHLRNPYNENLPVKISRDCQELEPSVGEQLASLLYLEPDSELMAIAVAAEIKREEEKAKGVNPDEGAENPDIVPFEDNEEEEEEESEEEDEGYNQALAAGIGRGRGRGMMWPPQMLGRGARPLPGVRGFPPVMMGPDGFPYGGVTPDGFPVPDMFGVAPRMFPPFGPRFPGDFSGMGPNPGMGFNPMDGNGPAAGMGFHGRPQQPGNAFPGMMMGPGRGPFMGGMGMPPGAQVRGNRPMGMQQFRQPPPQSAQNPNWVVKRDQRRPGSDRYSAGSDQSKGQEMAGSGPDEEAKYQQGRPQSEDSYGGGVGGGSSFRNDDSESEDEAPRRSRHGEGKKR, from the exons ATGGATGATACCGAAGGAGgtttaagttttgattttgaagGAGGTTTAGAGACAACCGCTACTGCAAATCCATCAGCTTCCATAAATTTGAATACACATGATTCTATTAATGTGTCTGGTCTTAATCAAACAACTGGTCCATCTGCAAATACTGCAGCTGAACCtcttggtggtgctggtggtggtgttcATAATGGGAGAAGAAGTTTTAGACAGACTGTTTGTAGACATTGGCTTAGAAGTTTGTGTATGAAAGGTGATGCTTGTGGGTTTTTACATCAGTATGATAAATCTAGAATGCCCGTTTGTCGATTCTTTCGTTTGTATGGTGAATGTCGAGAACAAGATTGTGTTTATAAACACACTAATGAGGATATTAAAGAATGCAATAT GTACAAGTTAGGTTTTTGTCCGAATGGACCTGACTGTCGATATAGACATGCAAAACTGCCTGGACCTCCACCTCCTGTTGAAGAAGTatttcagaagattcaacatttgaGTAACTTTAACTATAATTCTTCAAACAGGTTTTTTCAAAATAGGAATTCAAATTATAACCAACAAACAGAGAGGCCACCATTTCCACCAGGTTCAAACCCTGCTAATCCAGCTCTAGTAGCAAAGCAACCTACAACTGCCGATTCCCCCAATATACAACAACATTCGCAAGCTCCACAACCTCAGCAACAACAGGTTAACCAGGCTCAGCCACAAACCATACAGGATGGTTTGTCAAATCAAGCCAGCAAATCGGTACCGCTCCCCCAAGGATTAACTCG GTACTTTATTGTAAAAAGTTGTAATCGTGAAAACTTGGAGTTATCCGTACAACAAGGAGTCTGGGCAACTCAAAGGAGTAACGAGGCCAAACTTAATGAAGCTTTTGACTCTGCTGAGAACGTGGTTTTGATCTTTTCAGTCAATCGAACCCGACACTTCCAG GGATGCGCAAAAATGATGTCTAAAATTGGTGGATATGTTGGGGGAGGAAACTGGAAATATGCGCATGGAACTGCACATTATGGACGCAATTTCTCCGTTAAATGGTTAAAG CTATGTGAGTTGTCCTTCCATAAAACTCGTCATTTGAGGAATCCGTACAATGAGAACTTGCCAGTGAAG ATTAGTCGAGACTGCCAAGAGCTTGAGCCTTCTGTTGGTGAGCAGCTAGCATCCTTGCTTTATCTTGAACCAGATAGTGAATTAATG GCAATAGCTGTTGCTGCAGAAATAAAACGAGAGGAGGAGAAAGCAAAGGGAGTCAACCCAGATGAAGGGGCAGAGAACCCTGACATTGTTCCttttgaggataatgaagaagaagaagaggaagaaagtgaggaagaagatgagggcTACAACCAGGCTCTTGCAGCAGGTATAGGTAGAGGAAGGGGAAGAGGGATGATGTGGCCCCCACAAATGCTAGGTCGTGGAGCAAGACCGTTACCAGGGGTTCGCGGCTTCCCTCCTGTCATGATGGGTCCTGATGGTTTTCCTTATGGGGGCGTCACACCTGATGGTTTCCCAGTGCCAGACATGTTCGGTGTAGCTCCTCGTATGTTTCCTCCATTTGGTCCTAGGTTTCCCGGTGACTTTTCCGGCATGGGTCCAAATCCAGGAATGGGCTTCAATCCTATGGATGGGAACGGACCCGCAGCAGGCATGGGTTTTCATGGCAGGCCTCAACAACCTGGGAATGCATTTCCTGGGATGATGATGGGCCCTGGGAGGGGTCCCTTCATGGGAGGAATGGGTATGCCTCCAGGCGCACAGGTTCGAGGTAATCGGCCGATGGGTATGCAGCAGTTCCGCCAACCACCTCCTCAATCTGCACAGAACCCCAATTGGGTAGTGAAGAGAGATCAAAGGCGACCAGGAAGTGATAGATATAGTGCAGGTTCAGATCAAAGTAAGGGACAGGAAATGGCTGGCAGTGGACCAGATGAAGAGGCCAAGTATCAGCAAGGCAGACCCCAAAGTGAAGACTCatatggtggtggtgttggaggTGGAAGCAGCTTTAGAAATGATGACAGTGAAAGTGAGGACGAGGCACCGAGACGATCAAGGCATGGAGAGGGGAAGAAACGGTGA